One segment of Pempheris klunzingeri isolate RE-2024b chromosome 20, fPemKlu1.hap1, whole genome shotgun sequence DNA contains the following:
- the ube2ib gene encoding SUMO-conjugating enzyme UBC9-A: MSGIALSRLAQERKAWRKDHPFGFVAVPTKNPDGTMNLMNWECAIPGKKGTPWEGGLFKLRMLFKDDYPSSPPKCKFEPPLFHPNVYPSGTVCLSILEEDKDWRPAITIKQILLGIQELLNEPNIQDPAQAEAYTIYCQNRVEYEKRVRAQAKKFSPS; the protein is encoded by the exons ATGTCAGGCATTGCATTGAGCCGGCTTGCCCAGGAGCGCAAGGCATGGCGAAAGGACCATCCTTTC GGATTTGTTGCTGTACCAACAAAAAATCCAGATGGAACCATGAATCTCATGAATTGGGAATGTGCTATTCCTGGCAAGAAAGGG ACTCCGTGGGAAGGAGGCCTGTTCAAGCTGCGCATGTTGTTCAAGGATGACTATCCTTCTTCACCTCCAAAAT gTAAATTTGAGCCTCCGCTCTTTCATCCAAACGTGTATCCATCAGGCACAGTATGCCTATCTATTCTAGAGGAGGACAAAGACTGGAGACCGGCCATCACAATAAAGCAG ATCTTATTAGGTATCCAGGAACTCCTAAATGAACCAAATATCCAGGATCCAGCCCAAGCAGAGGCTTACACAATCTACTG ccaaaacagagTAGAATATGAAAAAAGAGTTCGAGCACAAGCCAAAAAATTCTCCCCCTCTTAA